In Myxococcales bacterium, the following are encoded in one genomic region:
- a CDS encoding ABC transporter permease codes for MNPFQTFRVAVRAIVRNKMRSFLTVLGIVIGVAAVIAMMAVGAGAKARIESAFASMGTNLLVILPGSTTSGGMQGGFGSQPTLTWDDLTAIQRQVPSVRLAAPLLRANSPIIGEAGNWMTSVSGTSPEYFEIRSWSTSVGEPIRQADLDAQNKVVLLGQTVVEKLYGSSVNPVGQVVRIRNIPFVVIGVLEKKGQSATGQDYDDMVFIPYTVFARKIQGGLGKYLSGSIYVSATSGDAVARAQQDITALLRERHRLPGTDDDFSIRNLSELAGAQAEGTETMTSLLAGVAAVSLLVGGIGIMNIMLVSVTERTREIGIRMAIGAKPRQILLQFLIEAVTLSVAGGLVGVALGVGVSEWIAAKFGWATAVDPNVVAVAVAFSAFVGIAFGLYPARKASQLDPIDALRYE; via the coding sequence ATGAACCCCTTCCAGACGTTCCGCGTGGCGGTGCGGGCGATCGTGCGCAACAAGATGCGCTCGTTCCTCACCGTGCTCGGCATCGTGATCGGCGTCGCCGCCGTGATCGCCATGATGGCGGTGGGGGCTGGCGCGAAGGCGCGCATCGAGTCGGCCTTCGCGTCGATGGGCACGAACCTGCTCGTGATCTTGCCTGGCTCCACGACCTCGGGCGGCATGCAGGGGGGGTTCGGCTCGCAGCCGACGCTCACGTGGGACGACCTCACAGCCATCCAGCGACAGGTACCCTCGGTGCGACTCGCGGCCCCGCTGCTCCGCGCGAACTCGCCCATCATCGGCGAGGCCGGCAACTGGATGACCTCGGTGAGCGGCACGTCGCCCGAGTACTTCGAGATTCGCAGCTGGAGCACGTCGGTCGGAGAGCCGATCCGTCAGGCCGATCTCGACGCGCAGAACAAGGTCGTGTTGCTCGGCCAGACGGTGGTCGAGAAGCTCTATGGCTCGAGCGTGAACCCCGTCGGGCAGGTCGTGCGCATTCGCAACATCCCGTTCGTGGTCATCGGCGTCCTCGAGAAGAAGGGCCAGTCGGCGACGGGGCAGGACTACGACGACATGGTCTTCATCCCGTACACGGTGTTCGCGCGAAAGATCCAGGGCGGGCTCGGCAAGTACCTGAGCGGGAGCATCTACGTGTCGGCGACCTCCGGCGACGCGGTCGCGCGCGCCCAACAGGACATCACGGCGCTGCTGCGCGAGCGCCATCGCCTGCCCGGCACCGACGACGACTTCTCGATCCGTAACCTGAGCGAGCTGGCCGGCGCGCAGGCCGAGGGCACGGAGACGATGACGAGCCTCCTCGCCGGCGTGGCCGCGGTGTCGTTGCTGGTCGGCGGGATTGGCATCATGAACATCATGTTGGTGAGCGTGACGGAGCGCACTCGCGAGATCGGCATACGCATGGCGATCGGGGCGAAGCCGCGCCAGATCCTCCTCCAGTTTCTCATCGAGGCCGTGACCCTGAGCGTGGCCGGCGGCCTCGTCGGGGTCGCCCTCGGTGTGGGCGTGTCTGAATGGATCGCCGCGAAGTTCGGGTGGGCGACCGCGGTGGACCCGAACGTGGTGGCGGTCGCCGTCGCCTTCAGCGCCTTCGTCGGGATCGCGTTCGGGCTGTATCCCGCGCGCAAGGCCTCGCAGCTCGACCCGATCGACGCGCTCCGCTACGAGTGA
- a CDS encoding ABC transporter ATP-binding protein has translation MSDDAQIRVVDLTKVYRTGDVEVRALDGVSLTVEKGEFIAIMGTSGSGKSTLMNVLGCLDRPTSGQYFLAGREVSRLDKNALAEVRNTYLGFVFQNFNLLSRTTALENVELPLLYQGVGGRARRERATAALGRVGLGSRLDHTPNQLSGGQQQRVAIARALVGEPKVILADEPTGNLDTRTSLEVMALFQELARTDITVALVTHEPEIAEYVSRVIVVRDGKIREDRRQEAKPVVLLPPPAGAAMLEGDAS, from the coding sequence ATGAGCGACGACGCGCAGATACGAGTTGTCGATCTCACCAAGGTGTACCGCACCGGGGACGTGGAGGTGCGCGCGCTCGACGGCGTCTCGCTCACAGTCGAGAAGGGCGAGTTCATCGCCATCATGGGCACCTCGGGCAGCGGCAAGAGCACGCTGATGAACGTGCTCGGCTGCCTCGACCGACCCACGAGCGGGCAGTACTTCCTGGCGGGCCGCGAGGTGTCGCGCCTCGACAAGAACGCGCTCGCCGAGGTGCGCAACACGTACCTCGGGTTCGTCTTCCAGAACTTCAACCTGCTCTCGCGCACGACCGCGCTCGAGAACGTCGAGCTGCCGCTGCTCTACCAGGGGGTGGGCGGCCGGGCGCGACGCGAGCGGGCGACCGCCGCGCTCGGTCGGGTGGGGCTCGGGTCGCGCCTCGATCACACGCCGAACCAGCTCTCCGGCGGACAGCAGCAGCGCGTGGCCATCGCGCGGGCGCTCGTGGGCGAGCCGAAGGTGATCCTCGCCGACGAGCCCACGGGGAACCTCGACACGCGCACGAGCCTGGAGGTGATGGCGCTCTTCCAAGAGCTCGCGCGGACCGACATCACGGTGGCGCTCGTGACGCACGAGCCGGAGATCGCCGAGTACGTCTCGCGCGTGATCGTGGTGCGCGACGGCAAGATCCGTGAGGACCGCCGCCAAGAGGCGAAGCCGGTCGTGCTGCTCCCGCCGCCCGCCGGCGCGGCCATGCTCGAGGGCGACGCGTCGTGA